The following are from one region of the Vibrio parahaemolyticus genome:
- a CDS encoding GGDEF domain-containing protein — protein MSSSLMTSSGLRFLFPIALLGMVSVGMGNIIQMTQSNWGIAANLPYILLGCALVLCYSFKQGRESMVCLSMLVAYFVIQHRLQVPLNSGTALLELTILATLLPVSFLTVFLFNKDGFDSKAMFIYVLMLVMFILWSYIILAYYVDGGFEQWTSGILFIVPSVSKLPFILVLYCVGIVCFLGILLLKTNKIIHAMTYSAMALASATFIFFDVQYISSTMFTLTGLLIIIYSTSASHQLAFTDSLTQIPSRRALDLDLKHMGRKFTIAMLDVDHFKKFNDTYGHDIGDDVLKMVASRLMKTRGGAKVYRFGGEEFTMVFKGKNVEDCRQYIEEARKAIAEYEMILRDKASRPDDHKQGQQNRGTEDMQRESVFVTASFGAADSRNGREPAEVIKLADAALYKAKKAGRNCTRVNQN, from the coding sequence TAATGACGTCATCAGGCTTAAGATTTTTATTCCCGATCGCACTATTAGGTATGGTGAGTGTTGGTATGGGCAACATCATTCAGATGACTCAATCCAACTGGGGTATTGCTGCAAACCTACCTTATATCTTGCTAGGTTGTGCGCTCGTGCTTTGCTACTCCTTTAAGCAAGGCAGAGAGTCAATGGTCTGCTTATCCATGTTGGTGGCATACTTTGTTATTCAGCATCGATTGCAAGTTCCTCTAAACAGCGGAACCGCGCTATTAGAACTCACTATTCTCGCTACCCTGCTTCCTGTCTCCTTTTTAACGGTCTTTCTGTTCAACAAAGATGGATTCGATTCAAAAGCCATGTTCATCTATGTTTTGATGCTGGTGATGTTCATCTTGTGGTCCTACATCATCTTGGCTTATTACGTTGATGGTGGCTTTGAGCAATGGACCAGCGGCATTTTGTTCATTGTGCCTAGCGTATCTAAACTGCCGTTTATTCTTGTTTTGTATTGTGTTGGTATTGTGTGCTTTCTTGGTATTCTGCTGCTGAAAACCAACAAAATCATCCATGCGATGACCTATTCTGCAATGGCTTTGGCTTCCGCGACATTCATCTTCTTTGATGTGCAGTACATTTCCAGCACCATGTTTACGCTTACTGGTCTACTCATCATCATCTATTCGACCTCGGCGAGTCACCAACTTGCTTTTACTGACAGCCTAACGCAGATTCCAAGCCGCAGAGCATTAGATTTAGATCTAAAACACATGGGCAGAAAATTCACAATTGCAATGCTCGATGTCGACCACTTCAAGAAATTTAACGACACGTACGGGCATGACATCGGCGATGATGTGCTAAAAATGGTGGCTTCAAGATTGATGAAAACACGTGGTGGTGCAAAGGTCTATCGCTTCGGCGGCGAAGAGTTCACCATGGTCTTCAAGGGAAAAAACGTTGAAGATTGTCGCCAATACATAGAAGAAGCTCGTAAAGCTATCGCTGAATATGAAATGATCCTCCGCGACAAAGCCTCTCGCCCTGACGATCACAAGCAAGGCCAGCAAAACCGAGGTACCGAAGACATGCAAAGAGAATCGGTGTTCGTCACGGCGAGCTTTGGTGCTGCAGACAGTAGAAACGGAAGAGAACCTGCTGAAGTCATCAAACTGGCGGATGCGGCATTGTATAAAGCTAAAAAAGCAGGTCGAAATTGCACCAGAGTGAATCAGAACTAA
- a CDS encoding Solitary outer membrane autotransporter beta-barrel domain, translated as MKQAVINSYAIATLSLLSAASQAETLNDLIVKEFEYNFALSVVLTDTDVFTFGFHDFDPNQYFNLSNEDIGTADSLDLRKEIKEFTLPYSFDLAENETEKLTYRFNGRFYLLGIDQDVYFNEEPIPDRSKEQFIGGYNEFEVEKQLTEHFSLSGALGAHLIHYKTDYTYRSDAITALQPILDGALINTSAWALLGQLNAKLKYLEQESWGKWYLWTSPHYFYGTGWGEANNGNVGKPEGWYWVNGVKVFYDVAHIGTTVQSFYTSFSRIDIGGDTSDPLNTTNYYEGSIGWLMTPPFESDWIDNIGIGLTINYGSDLKGGSLVLFFNQD; from the coding sequence TTGAAACAAGCTGTTATCAACAGTTATGCTATAGCTACACTGTCACTTTTGTCCGCGGCTTCACAAGCCGAAACGCTTAATGATTTAATAGTCAAAGAATTTGAGTACAACTTTGCATTGAGTGTGGTTTTAACTGACACCGATGTATTTACATTTGGGTTTCATGATTTCGACCCTAACCAATACTTCAACTTAAGTAACGAAGATATTGGGACGGCAGACTCTTTGGATCTGCGCAAAGAGATCAAAGAATTCACGTTACCTTACAGCTTTGACCTTGCCGAAAACGAAACTGAGAAACTAACGTATCGTTTTAATGGCCGCTTCTATCTGTTGGGCATTGATCAAGATGTTTACTTCAATGAAGAACCTATTCCAGATCGAAGTAAAGAGCAGTTTATCGGTGGGTACAACGAGTTTGAAGTGGAAAAGCAGCTCACAGAACACTTTAGCTTAAGTGGTGCGCTAGGGGCTCACCTCATACATTATAAAACGGACTATACCTACCGAAGTGATGCAATTACGGCACTCCAACCTATCTTGGATGGTGCATTGATAAATACCAGCGCTTGGGCTTTGCTCGGACAGCTTAACGCCAAGTTAAAATACCTTGAGCAAGAATCATGGGGTAAATGGTATCTCTGGACATCGCCACATTACTTCTATGGAACTGGATGGGGTGAGGCAAATAACGGGAATGTAGGAAAGCCGGAAGGTTGGTATTGGGTAAATGGTGTCAAAGTCTTCTACGACGTCGCTCATATTGGTACGACAGTTCAATCTTTCTATACCAGCTTTAGTCGAATCGATATTGGTGGCGATACGAGCGATCCGCTAAATACCACGAATTATTATGAAGGCAGTATTGGATGGTTGATGACTCCACCGTTTGAGTCCGATTGGATAGACAATATTGGTATCGGTTTAACCATCAATTATGGTAGTGATCTGAAAGGCGGCAGTTTGGTTCTGTTCTTTAATCAGGATTGA
- a CDS encoding GGDEF domain-containing response regulator — translation MQPTGTSMRILLVDDVQLDRMQLAIRLKQLGHIVKAVGSGIEALNTYESFDPELVLLDISMPEMNGFEVSLHVRETFPDWIPIIFLSSHEEPEMIAKAIDAGGDDYLIKPVDKLVLNSKLIAMQRIAHMRRELKQATAQLEQVNQLLTQQANEDGLTKLFNRRYIDQKLDSMVAWHGRHHMPMAMILLDVDFFKPFNDNYGHIEGDRCLQAIANQLKATFCRSGEYVGRYGGEEFVVLLSSTDAQTAEREAERIQEAMYFLDYQHEFSSVANRVTVSQGVFVFQPTGKENQADLYATADRALYTSKSLGRNTYTMVNAS, via the coding sequence ATGCAGCCTACAGGGACATCAATGCGTATTCTTCTGGTTGATGATGTTCAACTAGACAGAATGCAGTTGGCTATTCGTCTTAAACAGCTTGGACATATCGTCAAAGCCGTCGGTAGCGGTATAGAAGCTTTAAATACTTACGAGAGCTTTGATCCCGAACTGGTACTGCTTGATATTTCCATGCCTGAAATGAACGGTTTTGAAGTCTCCCTCCATGTTCGAGAAACTTTTCCAGACTGGATTCCTATCATTTTCTTAAGTAGTCATGAAGAACCTGAAATGATTGCGAAAGCGATCGATGCGGGCGGCGATGACTATTTGATTAAGCCAGTTGACAAACTCGTCCTGAACTCCAAACTCATAGCGATGCAGCGTATCGCGCATATGCGTCGAGAACTCAAACAAGCAACAGCCCAGCTAGAGCAAGTCAACCAACTTCTCACTCAACAAGCCAACGAGGATGGACTGACCAAGCTTTTCAACCGCCGTTACATTGATCAAAAGTTAGATTCAATGGTGGCGTGGCATGGAAGGCACCATATGCCGATGGCGATGATACTGTTGGATGTCGATTTCTTTAAGCCATTTAATGATAACTATGGACACATAGAAGGTGACCGCTGTTTACAAGCGATTGCCAACCAGCTTAAAGCAACATTCTGTCGTTCTGGTGAATATGTTGGTCGTTATGGCGGAGAAGAGTTTGTGGTTTTACTCAGTAGCACGGACGCGCAAACGGCAGAAAGGGAAGCAGAGCGAATTCAAGAAGCGATGTACTTCCTTGACTATCAACATGAGTTCTCAAGCGTTGCAAATAGAGTGACAGTGTCACAGGGGGTGTTTGTGTTCCAACCCACTGGAAAAGAGAATCAAGCAGATTTGTATGCCACGGCAGATAGGGCGCTTTATACTTCAAAATCGTTAGGTCGCAATACTTATACAATGGTAAACGCAAGTTGA
- a CDS encoding DUF3069 domain-containing protein produces the protein MSEATNNESKKIDLETISPELRKVIEFDEVPEQMFEMVTSIHEVSEEAVRASWDEMPASAQNILDNFEQFHALVSVGQAFAGINVMEEFPTLNLPENMTDEDKEEYRSQLLDNVLHNCVKDMVKQLKKARRDPILKREFKEVFAK, from the coding sequence ATGTCAGAAGCAACTAACAACGAAAGCAAAAAAATTGATCTAGAAACCATTTCTCCAGAACTACGTAAAGTTATCGAATTTGACGAAGTTCCAGAGCAAATGTTCGAAATGGTTACCTCTATCCATGAAGTGTCTGAAGAAGCTGTACGTGCGTCTTGGGACGAAATGCCTGCAAGCGCGCAAAACATTCTAGATAACTTCGAGCAGTTCCATGCTCTAGTATCAGTAGGCCAAGCGTTTGCTGGTATTAATGTAATGGAAGAGTTCCCAACTCTGAATCTGCCAGAAAACATGACAGACGAAGATAAAGAAGAGTACCGTTCGCAACTGCTTGATAACGTTCTTCATAACTGTGTTAAAGACATGGTTAAGCAACTGAAGAAAGCACGCCGCGACCCAATTCTTAAGCGTGAATTCAAAGAAGTATTTGCAAAATAA
- the modC gene encoding molybdenum ABC transporter ATP-binding protein ModC translates to MTIKIQFKQTLGETNFDIDLSLPRNEISALFGRSGAGKTTLINVISGLVTPKQGRIAIGDHVLFDSEQGINLPTHKRKIGYVFQDSRLFPHYSVQGNLLYGVKEKDDAYFDAVTDLLSIKPLLKRFPISLSGGEKQRVAIARALLSKPDLLLMDEPLASLDMPRKREVMPFLEELSDKVNIPIIYVTHSLQEILRLAQHLAIIDKGQVTTSGKLEEVWASHAMRPWQSFSDQSSLFEGKIDAHHSRYALTRVKLAPSASLWVQKIDGEPDTPIRLQVRANDVSIALEQPKATSIRNVLPAEVHLIEAFNAGDDKQSINVSLQLDDGCYLWATITPWALDDLNLKVGDKVYAQVKGVSVTQRDVALAPH, encoded by the coding sequence ATGACAATTAAAATTCAATTCAAACAAACGCTTGGCGAAACTAACTTTGATATCGATCTTTCGTTACCACGTAACGAGATAAGTGCATTATTTGGACGTTCTGGAGCTGGTAAAACCACATTAATCAATGTGATTAGTGGGTTGGTGACGCCAAAACAGGGCAGAATTGCAATTGGCGATCACGTCTTGTTTGACAGTGAACAAGGGATCAATTTACCAACGCATAAACGTAAAATCGGGTATGTATTTCAGGACTCGCGTTTATTTCCTCATTACTCTGTACAGGGCAATCTTTTGTATGGGGTGAAGGAAAAAGATGATGCGTATTTTGATGCCGTTACGGACTTGCTCTCCATCAAACCTCTTTTAAAGCGTTTTCCAATCTCACTCTCTGGCGGTGAAAAGCAACGTGTCGCTATTGCTCGTGCACTGTTATCGAAGCCGGATTTGTTGTTGATGGATGAACCTCTCGCATCACTAGATATGCCCAGAAAGCGTGAAGTCATGCCATTTCTGGAAGAGTTGTCAGACAAGGTGAACATTCCCATTATCTATGTGACGCATAGCCTACAAGAGATTTTGAGGCTTGCTCAGCATCTTGCGATTATCGATAAAGGACAAGTAACCACATCTGGCAAACTTGAAGAGGTTTGGGCTTCTCACGCAATGCGACCATGGCAATCATTCTCCGATCAAAGCAGTCTGTTTGAAGGAAAGATCGATGCACACCATTCGCGATATGCGCTGACTCGTGTGAAGCTCGCTCCAAGCGCGTCACTTTGGGTTCAAAAGATTGATGGCGAGCCCGACACGCCAATTCGTTTACAGGTGCGTGCAAATGATGTCTCGATTGCTTTAGAGCAGCCGAAAGCAACGTCAATCCGAAATGTATTGCCTGCCGAAGTTCATTTGATAGAAGCGTTTAACGCGGGAGATGATAAGCAAAGTATTAACGTCTCTTTGCAGTTAGATGATGGATGCTATTTGTGGGCGACTATTACGCCATGGGCGCTTGATGACTTGAACTTGAAAGTGGGTGACAAGGTTTATGCTCAGGTGAAAGGTGTGAGTGTCACGCAGAGAGACGTTGCGCTAGCACCGCATTAA
- the modB gene encoding molybdate ABC transporter permease subunit — translation MTELEYQALMLSLKVGAYAVLWLIPLGVFLAWLLSRKEFFGKSILDSLIHLPLVLPPVVIGYLLLVSLGRQGFLGRWLYEHLGLVFSFNWKGAVVACIVVALPLMVRSVRLSLESVDPKLEHAASTLGASPLKVFLTITLPLTIPGIITGTMLSFARSLGEFGATISFVSNIPGETQTIPLAMYNFIETPGAEMEAARLCIISIALALSTLMISEWLNRKAASRLGAKR, via the coding sequence GTGACAGAACTTGAATACCAAGCCCTAATGTTGAGCTTAAAAGTTGGCGCTTATGCGGTACTTTGGCTTATTCCTTTAGGTGTGTTTCTTGCTTGGTTACTTTCTCGCAAAGAGTTCTTCGGCAAATCTATTTTAGATAGCTTGATTCATTTACCACTGGTGCTTCCACCAGTGGTGATTGGTTATTTGTTGTTGGTCTCGTTAGGGCGACAAGGCTTTTTAGGGCGTTGGCTCTATGAGCATTTAGGTTTGGTGTTTAGCTTTAATTGGAAAGGGGCAGTTGTCGCTTGTATTGTTGTCGCATTGCCTTTGATGGTTCGCTCTGTCCGGTTGAGCTTGGAGAGTGTGGATCCTAAACTGGAACACGCGGCATCCACGTTGGGCGCATCGCCTTTAAAAGTCTTTTTAACCATTACTTTGCCTCTGACGATTCCTGGAATCATCACGGGCACTATGTTGTCGTTTGCCCGCAGTCTGGGTGAGTTTGGCGCAACCATCAGTTTTGTGTCCAATATTCCCGGGGAGACACAAACCATTCCCCTTGCTATGTACAATTTTATTGAAACACCAGGAGCGGAAATGGAAGCGGCACGCTTGTGTATCATTTCTATTGCTCTCGCTTTATCGACGTTGATGATTTCTGAGTGGTTGAATCGTAAAGCAGCGAGTAGATTGGGTGCGAAGCGATGA
- the modA gene encoding molybdate ABC transporter substrate-binding protein has product MKAWKTHACLAAILSISFSTNAATDLKVYAASSMTNAIDEIAQDFKEKYDVTVTPVYGGSSSIARQIINGAPADVFISANTKWMDYLVDEGVIDSDNVTNLVRNSLVLIAPQSSSLAVFNFADANAWEAVLNGSRLALGNPTSVPAGMYAKESLTTLGVWKEIQTKVAPAKNVRLALALVERGEAPLGVVYKTDAQLTSKVKIVGEFASDTHAAIVYPAAVVNDSTESRQFFQYLKSEDAKRVFAHYGFQQ; this is encoded by the coding sequence ATGAAAGCATGGAAAACGCATGCTTGCCTAGCGGCAATATTAAGCATTTCATTCTCAACAAATGCAGCAACGGATCTGAAAGTTTATGCTGCGTCTTCGATGACGAATGCGATTGATGAAATCGCTCAAGATTTTAAAGAAAAGTATGACGTAACAGTTACGCCTGTGTATGGCGGCTCGTCTTCGATCGCACGACAAATTATCAATGGTGCTCCAGCTGATGTGTTTATTTCTGCAAACACGAAATGGATGGACTACTTGGTTGATGAAGGTGTCATAGATAGTGACAATGTCACTAATTTAGTGCGCAATAGCCTCGTTCTTATTGCACCTCAATCGTCAAGCTTAGCCGTATTTAACTTCGCGGATGCAAATGCTTGGGAAGCGGTGTTAAATGGCAGTCGCCTCGCATTGGGCAACCCTACGTCTGTGCCGGCAGGGATGTACGCGAAAGAATCACTGACTACACTGGGTGTATGGAAAGAGATTCAAACCAAAGTTGCACCAGCAAAAAATGTACGTCTTGCTTTGGCTTTAGTTGAGCGCGGAGAAGCTCCTTTAGGGGTGGTTTATAAGACCGATGCGCAGTTGACTAGCAAAGTGAAAATCGTTGGCGAGTTTGCGAGTGATACGCATGCGGCCATCGTTTATCCAGCGGCGGTAGTGAACGATTCAACGGAATCGAGACAATTCTTCCAGTATTTGAAATCGGAAGACGCGAAGCGAGTTTTTGCTCATTACGGTTTCCAACAATAA